A single window of Verrucomicrobiia bacterium DNA harbors:
- the ruvC gene encoding crossover junction endodeoxyribonuclease RuvC has protein sequence MIILGLDPGTAIVGWGIIKSEGGKQTCLGYGVITTDKSMTDSQRLLAIANGVEALIDEHKPALVSIEKLFFSKNVTTAMTVSQARGVLMYVAERMGVPMVGFTPNEVKLALTGSGTADKQQMQKMVQLLLRLPTLPKPDDAADAVAIALIAAQTESFRKKVDLHGR, from the coding sequence ATGATCATTTTAGGCCTGGACCCAGGTACGGCAATTGTGGGTTGGGGGATTATTAAATCTGAAGGTGGGAAGCAGACGTGCTTAGGTTATGGCGTCATTACCACCGACAAATCCATGACGGACAGCCAGCGCCTCTTGGCAATTGCCAATGGCGTTGAGGCGCTTATTGATGAACATAAGCCTGCTCTGGTTTCTATTGAGAAGCTCTTTTTCAGTAAGAATGTGACCACGGCCATGACTGTTTCGCAGGCGCGTGGGGTGCTCATGTATGTGGCGGAGCGGATGGGCGTGCCAATGGTTGGGTTTACACCTAATGAAGTGAAATTGGCGCTAACTGGCAGTGGGACTGCGGATAAACAGCAGATGCAGAAAATGGTTCAGCTGCTTCTCCGTCTTCCTACCCTGCCTAAGCCAGATGATGCGGCCGACGCTGTCGCCATTGCACTCATCGCGGCACAGACCGAGTCTTTTCGTAAGAAAGTTGACCTGCACGGAAGGTAA